The Tubulanus polymorphus chromosome 3, tnTubPoly1.2, whole genome shotgun sequence nucleotide sequence GCGAATTTTGGGTATCTTTGTTATCCTGAATTCGGGGATACACCGTTGCGACGGGCGAAGGCTTCACCATATTCGTCAGCTTACTCGAAAACCAGGGCGACTTTTTACGCATCGATGGAGAAAATAACGGTGTGCTGCCAACTGGATCTTCGGGTTCGAGTTTCTTGTTCGTATCGGTGAATGGCAGCGGTTTCATCGGTTGCGTCATCGAACCTTTTGTTTCTGGTAATCGGTGCTGTATCTTAGCGAAAGCCAGATTTTCGctgttgaatttcattttctcaatGCCTTGATTTTGCGGagtaaaattcattaattcgtCGCTTGGATTCTTATTCGTTCGTATTATATCCCACCACGGATCTGGTTTTTTCGCGCCCCGTCTGACATCAAACGTCGACTCAACTAATTCCGGCTTCCAACTCTTCACCGGGCCGAATCCTTGACTATTCTGCATGGAATACGTTTTGATCACTCGTTTTTTCGCGGCAATTTCTTCGAAATCTGCGTTACTACGTCGTTGCCAGAAATTCTGAAAACCTTGTGAAGCAGTGTCGCGCATTAACAACGGATTCCATTCATTTTTGGATGATTGTGCATCAACTCCGGTGAACGTTTTGTGAGCCACGAATCCAGAATAATTCTTCGTCAGGAAATCACTTCCACCAGGTCGTTGCTTCTTATTTCCATTAGATGTATCGTTACAGTTATCATCCATTGGACTAAACGCGATACCTTTCTGCGGTTTAACAGTTCCTGGATTGTCGTTTTTGTATTCAGCACCAAATATCTCGTTAACCTCAGTGGTTTTTTCATCTCCCTGCAGTTCAGATATACCATCCAGTTTTGCAGAATGATAAAACCCCCATCTAGGCAGTCTTTTAATCACTCCATTCCTGGTATCATCGAGCGGTTCTTCATTTACCTTGTCAATGTTCCTTTGAGCAACGACATCTGAAGTATTCGCGGGGGGATCAATGAGCATTTTCTCGCACTCAATCTTATGAGGTTCTGCACCATCGTCGCTTTTGTTAATTCCCTCCAGTTCTTCATTTGCCTGTAGATAAAGCTTTTCGGAATTCAACTTGCTGAAATCGTCTCGAATCTTCGCCAGTTCAGTTTTTTGAGCACTCATCAGATATTCCAGATCTTTCTGGTGACGTTTTCTCTGATAGTGCAACTCATTTTTCGCCCATTCGTTCAACATCGCTTCGAAATGTTCCTTTTGTTTGTGCtgcaaattattcattttttgctGAAAATCAACTTGAAGTTGAACATATTTATCGCCTTCCAACTCGACCAATTTCTCCTGTAATTGTTTCTCAACTTCgcctttttgtttttgatggaAAAGGTTAAGTTTTTCCAGACACTGATTCTGGAACTCATGACGTCTATTTTCCTGATATTCTTGGAAACATCTTAATTCGCTCCCAATTCTAtacaaaaaaatatgattattcattatgtaCGCAGGCCTATTCcaatattcattttctatgatgCTTAAGTTAGGAAACTGTCATGATTTTGATCGAAGGTCATTTACCTTTCCATAATGTCTTTAATGTGTTTTTCATGTTGATATTTCAGTTgctcttgatatttgatcgtTTGTCGTTCTGTTTCGATGTAAGTTGATTTCTGAAGTTCTGTCTGCGCTTTCAGCTCTTCCAACTGAAGCTGGTGATATCTACCAATCTGTGGAGCGAGAATCACGAAATAATTTGAGACCATCGAATCTTGATATTATCCATGTGTCCATATCACAACCGATCAATATTTACGGATGCAATAATGCtggctatatatatatatatatatatatatatatatatatatatatatatatatatatatatatatatatatatatatatatatatatatatatatatatatatatatatatatatatatatatatatatatatatatatatatatatatatatatacctctTCTCTATTTGACTGTTGTTGTTCGCTGTAACTTTCTCTTAACGATTCTATCACTTTCTCGTGGTTTTCATCTTGTAGGGTTTTCAGTTGTTTTGATATCTCATCGATCTTCGATTCCttctgaaattgtttgattcagatttttttcttgCGAAGCAAACCATTCAGCGTATACATACAATGTATTTGGGTGAATTGTGGGCTGAATGTGAATTAAACGAGGTTTCGTGCAATCGCATTTCTCTGATGATATCTTACTTCGGCTATAACTTGTTTCAGTTCCGTAATTTCGGTTTTTCGCTCATTGTTGTTCTGTAATTCGGACAGTATAGAGGCGCAGTTCGAATCCATATGCTTTTTCACTAAAGAAATGAATTCATACTACAATTTTCATAATTGGGGAAAAATGAAtgcaataaaatgaatgaaattatacagaaattatgaacTGGACAACGACATGGCTATACTGACAGGTGTCTAAAAATGAAGTGAATCGCCCTGTATCGAGTTCATTTTGTTGACAAGTGACGTCTTTTAACTGATCGACAGATTTGTTAACCTAAAACCAGAATAAATAGtttacatttcatttgatattttgCTCATGCACGTTTACAAGGGTATTATATATACCTCATTAGTGCAATCTTTTACTATGTCAATCACAGTCAGCATGAGATCTCTACaacgaaaagaaaaagatatgaCCAACTATTCAGGGTAAGTGGCAACGTACTTTCCCCCATTTTATGAACACAAGTTTAACAGGGTTGTGTTTGCAAATCTGTCAAATTCCTTGACTTTTTCCCAAAAAATAGTCAGATTTTTATGATTGCCTGAGTTTTCAAGGTTATCGTGGTCAGTTTACACACTGTATAAATGAATGTTTAACAAGTTAATATTGAAGGAGAATTTGATAGAATATGATATTTAATCTAATCTAATCACGCACCTCTCATCTTTCTCACGCATTTTATTTCTTCGTTCGCACAACGACATTTCCCTCGACTGAGTCTGAGCCACCACAGCTGCTGCATTgctgaatttattattttcagccGTTTTTGCcacaaatttattgaaataattcggTCGCAGGTTCTAAATTGAAAACAGACTTTATGATGCACGTGGTAAATGTCCCGTACTCGATGATTCATACGTTTTCCGCAGCGCAGAAAAAAACCAAACTTACGTCACTTTGTTGAGAATTTCCAGATAATTGTTGTGAATAAATATCTTGAGAACTGATTTGAGACAATTCGAATTGAGAGTGATTACCCGGCTGCATTATAAGATCATTTCCACTGTTGTTGAGAactctgaaaatgttttttatttcgttaaAAAAAGGCAGCTGTGTGACTGTGAGTGtgttaaatgtttttctttttaatttaagcTACCGACAAATACGGCTTTCTACTAATTTTAGCTCACCCTCCTCCACCAGCATTTCGGTTGAAGAGGTCAGTCCCACCAATCTGATTCAAAAACATTGCgactgaaatatatatcaagGGGTGataattaatttatcaaactgaaaagaaacgttcttttcattcattcattctccACAAATAGGCTAGGATTGCCAATAATAATATGGTGGTGTCCGATGATTCTCTACTACTCATCTAAATACATATGATGATTTACcctttttcattatctaagttTTTGATCTTAATATATAAACCAATAGATTCGTAAACCATTGGATGGGTGGATGGTAAACGATATAGTTTTcgtaaatgaaatgatttaaatttcCCTCTCACGACACCCGGAAGTGAAGCAGACGAAGTGTTTGGCATTCCTCAAAGCCAGGCTctagggttcgaatcctgaatATGTTCTTGAAGGCATCCCTTCACTTTTTAGTAAATAGTCATGGTCCAGTCACTATTCACAATTTCCTCGATCCAGTAATTCACGAATGCATGAGCCTTTCCACACGTTCAGGATATGAAAAATCTGATGAAGCCAATGCAAATGCTTTACCCTCGGCCTCGATGGCTTTGTGAGGAGCGCTGAAATAATGTGTCATCCTTCAACTTTCAATCAAACTAACAAAAAGATACCGGTTATCTTATTCACACCTAGaaaatttattatacatatacattcATTCAGTCTGACTGACTGGTTCCATGTAAAAACTGATGATAcagaaaatttgtaaataattcattcaagtaAAATGCTAATATTAACTTATAGTGATTATGACAtctaattttctttcatagTTCGGTCGTACATTTCTTTGAGGATTTTGTAGCTGTCCTTAAACTGGGCTTCGTTTCTCTTAGCTGCCTTTTTCCAACTGTAATATGCAAATGAAAGTACCAATTAGGTTTTTTAAAGTTCATAAAATCTGATGTACTGGTACTTATTTATAAATATACCTTAAACGCACACTTTTCCATCGAGACATATGATTCAATAAAAGCTGTTCTGGTGCCGGTACATTTGTCTACCAAtgaaaaattgacattttaagCAAATATTAAGAAAACTGTTATGTAGCCTAGAATTAAGacaattttatcaaaatacgaTCACCTACCTCATAGATATTCAACTCGTCTTTAGACTGAGGCACAGGGGTTGGAATCCTCAGGTCGGAGCCAGATTTTTTCCGCGGAATTTGATCGGGCattttatatatgtttttcAGTTTATCAGGATCCTATAACATAACAAAGACTGGTGGTAAAGAGTGAACTAAACAAGGAGTCTTGAAACTTTAAGTCTGATTACTGTAAAAAGTAAACAGTCAACCTCAGTTAATCAGTATCACTTGGGACTAAGCTTTTCTGCCAACGGATTAACCGGGGTTGACTGAATTCATAGAAGAGTTACCTCGTCATCTTCTTCAATAGGTGGCTGAGGAGACAATGAACGAGGTCTTGAACCGAGATTACGATTAAGTGGTTGATTTCTCATCCAAGCACGACAGATCGGATACAGAGGTGTGTTCTCTTCAAACTGTGCCAAATCAACACTCCGATCGAATAACTTCAGCACATATGTATCTTAAAATACgaaagatattgaaataaaattaaaattttagtttttttagGTAACACAACACAGAAAACATGGATGACGCAAACTTACGATGATATTGGCCAGCCTCCATCGATGCGTTATCATCTGCTCGTCTTCTGCGTTTTCGAGGAGTTCGGCTTGTTTGTTTACGAGGAGATCCGACCGGTGATGAAACTCCGACATCACTGAAAACAGAGCACCATCATCAAAACAGAGCAAACTACACATTGATTCTCATGGAAGGTTCGATCAAACTTACATGATACCAGACTCAGTTTCATCCTCTGATCCTTGACTGAAAAATGAGCATCATTCCTTGTATTATATTGTTTTGGAATGACCAATGAACGAAGCTggctttaatttcaaaaaacttTTGCTATGTATGGAATTGCCAATGAAGTGGATTGACAGCTGATGTGTTACCCGTATGTCTGGTAGGGGGCACCTTGGACATGCATCTGCTGGCATTTTAGGCTAATGGCCAAAGCCTACCTGTCATCCTTCTTATCTACAAGTGTCTGTAAAACTCCATCTAACTTGCTCCTTGCACTTGAAACTTCAGCCCCACCTTAAAAAGCAAGGAGGATCAAACCATATTAGTAACACCTTAGTAAATGGCCTAATTACTTACTACCATCATAGTTAGTAaactgtctgtggtttagtttcacaatccgatattttgataagtttATCTGATTATAAAGTGATTTGCTTGATTAATCAAACTGATTTGACTAATCACTATAAAATGCTCCTTCACTCAGCCATGGATGATTATTAAAGCGGAATctaaaatttttttgaaaagctgaaattgaaaattaagtaAACAAATGTGTAGAATCCACTTTGGTACATCGATTGACAAATCAGCCTTGAGATAATACGCTTATTGGTATTGGTTTGACAACAATAAGACGTCAAACTCCACAGTCGCACAGACCAtcagcatcatcatcaatcagtCCACAAAAAATTATCCGGATTCATTTCATCGCAAGTAAAGTCGCAATTAATTAGTTACTGTGAATTATCTTCATTCGAGTAAGATCAAAGTTTTTACCAATATTCTTTTTACTCATGGTTTTATCATTCACTTTCTGTTATTCGGTAAGTTGATGGTTCTTTTAGATTCTTTCAAAGCgccacaaaaacaaaaaattcgtGGACATCATCGTCTGGTGGCGCCCTCGTGTGGAGATGTCATCGagttggtggcagcaccataggtagactggttgcctttTCTCCGTCTATGGCATAGGGGGCAGCACCTAGCggtgaggagagaatcccacaatgataataaaaagttcgaaaatgaaacttcgagatagtagtttatttcaacgtttcgactatatcctaatagtcatcttcaggaataatgagatactacagaaattttgagatatatatacaatccagagacaaagagactaattcaagtaatcagagatgatacaaactaaaggaaaattaacgtagtaATTAACGATTAAATTAATCTACCAATCGTGAGCACCTAGCGGTGGttaaaaatatctatatttcgGTGATCACGGTGcaagaacactatatccgtgttgacgcgatgaggagagaatcccacaatgataataaaaagtccgaaaatgaaacttcgagatagtagtttatttcaacgtttcgactatatcctaaaagtcatcttcaggaatattcctgatgatgattgtgggattctctcctcatttCGGTGATAATGTGTTAAATTTAACGGTAACACATCACAATATTTTGCTGCTGATAGAGGTTTTAGACAAAGTGAAAATTTATCACCTATCCTATTTTCCTTATTCTTAAACGATATTGAAGACTTTTTTGCTACGCGCGGTAAACCAACTTTGTCGTATAAGCTTATTGAAAAGCTTAATGTGAATTGTGACCCAGAACTAGGGACTTTTACTTAACTTAATCATTATCCTTTATGCGGATGACACAGTCATTCTTGCTTTAGATGAGAAATCTCTCCAGTCacatttagatacattattttAATATTGCGCCGACAACGGCCTCACGGTGAATgttgataaaactaaaatattagTCTTCGCTCGAAGTAAAAGTGGGATTAAACGAATTTCGAAATTCATGTTGGTAATCAGAAGTTAGAGATAGTTGAGGATTATGTGTATCTCGGAGTGAAATTCAATTGGAACAGTAGTTTCgctaaagcaaaaaaaatgcTCTATGATAAAGCTATGAAAgctattctattattcaaaagGGCAGACGTCTGAGACTTCCAGTATATTTAATGGGATATGAAAACCTATTAACAACAAATCATGTTGATTTTAATTACTAATTCAACGAGTTAACTGAATAACCAAGAGGGAAGGGAGTCTCTGTCTTGACCCAAACTACGGGAAACCTATCAACGAAATGAGAAACAACGAGGAGGATAACCACAGGCTCGAAGGAGCCTACCACAGATCCTTcacaattgatgatgatgatgatgacgatgacgatgaattAGTGTTTGGGATCAAAACCAAACGGGGACTTTGCAAGGCTTGAATCTCAATCAACTCTAGAGGAAAACTTTTGtgacttgtttttttttctgatttgaaattgGGTCTTATCTTTTACATGAACGTGGATTTTGAAACAGTCATCTTGtcagaaatgaaatattatctGGCACTGCTTGCTCCCTGGTAGTCTGATGTCCTAGGTTCGATTATCTCAACAGACACTCAGCACACATGAAGCAAGAATTTTCAGCAATAAATTTCTTGATGACAgacaaattttccaaatagaaTCTGCATAATAAATTACCCAAAACAAAAAGTATTTATAAGACAAATACTAATTAAACGCGACACACAATTTTATTATCCAAGACCAGCAGGCAATGtttcaatttctatttcattcaaaaacaaattcaatgaCTCCAACAGTTGAGtaactttatcaaaataaaagttcTGATTTCTATTATACAAAAAACTGAGATGGCTAATTCTACATATGGAATACATCTACAAGTGGTTCTTGAAGGGGTAAAAAAGTTTTGAGGTCACGCCATTTAATATGGTAtataaaaaattattaaacagtATAAAATAGCTGAATCACCAATGTAAAATGAATCCACAAAAGAActaatcaaata carries:
- the LOC141902566 gene encoding protein lin-37 homolog, translated to MSKKNIGGAEVSSARSKLDGVLQTLVDKKDDSQGSEDETESGIIDVGVSSPVGSPRKQTSRTPRKRRRRADDNASMEAGQYHHTYVLKLFDRSVDLAQFEENTPLYPICRAWMRNQPLNRNLGSRPRSLSPQPPIEEDDEDPDKLKNIYKMPDQIPRKKSGSDLRIPTPVPQSKDELNIYETNVPAPEQLLLNHMSRWKSVRLSWKKAAKRNEAQFKDSYKILKEMYDRTMKEN